A genomic stretch from Octopus bimaculoides isolate UCB-OBI-ISO-001 chromosome 29, ASM119413v2, whole genome shotgun sequence includes:
- the LOC128251229 gene encoding zinc finger protein 665-like yields MSYVKNVKDDLFSEEMAKEREKPLYHCDICKKSLSSQGNLNVHKRIHTGEKPHHCDICGKSFSEKGTLDTHKYIHTGERPYKCDICGKSFSYTSSFNKHKNIHTGLKPYNCDVCGKSFSQKSGLTTHKYIHTGEKPYTCDICNKSFSLRKNLADHRRIHTGEKPYQCDICGKSFSQKNSLTSHKYSHTGEKRYYCDVCGKSFSQKCNVTSHKSIHTGEKPHCCDICGKSFSLGSRLTIHIRIHTGEKPYCCDICGKSFNVKHMLVEHGRIHTREKPYHCDTCGKSFSRKGTLNQHKSIHTGEKRYHCDICDKSFSGRNNFADHIYIHTGEKPYHCDVCGKSFSYRTGFTTHKFMHTGEKPHHCDICGMSFSQKRSVTIHKRIHTGEKPFHCDICGKSFSYRSALTRHKYIHRSEKT; encoded by the coding sequence ATGAGTTATGTGAAAAATGTAAAGGATGACTTATTTTCTGAAGAGatggcaaaagaaagagaaaaaccattataccattgtgatatttgtaaaAAGTCGTTGTCTAGTCAGGGAAATCTCAacgttcacaaacgtattcatacaggtgaaaagccacatcactgtgatatttgtggtaaatcattctctgaaaaaggTACACTTGatactcacaaatacattcatacaggtgagagacCATATAAGtgcgatatttgtggtaaatcattctcttacaCAAGCAGCttcaataaacacaaaaacattcacacaggactgaaaccatataattgtgacgtctgtggcaaatcattctctcaaaagagTGGCCTTACtacgcacaaatacattcatacaggagagaaaccatatacctgtgatatctgtaataaatcattctctctaagAAAGAATTTAGCTGATCACagacgcattcatactggagaaaaaccatatcagtgtgatatctgtggtaagtcgttCTCTCAAAAAAATTCTCTTACTTCTCACAAATAcagtcacacaggagagaaacgatATTACTGCGATGTCTGTGGTAAGTCTTTCTCTCAAAAATGTAATGTTACTTCTCACaaaagtattcatacaggagagaagccacattgctgcgatatctgtggtaaatcattctctttagGAAGTAGATTAACTAtccacatacgtattcatacaggagagaagccatattgctgtgatatctgtggaaaatctttCAATGTAAAACATATGTTAGTTGAACATGGACGCATTCACACTCGTGAaaagccataccactgtgatacctgtggaaaatcattctctcgtAAAGGTACCTTAAACCAACACAAAtccattcatacaggagagaagcgatatcactgtgatatctgtgataaatcattctctggaagaaATAATTTTGCTgatcacatatacattcacacaggagagaaaccatatcattgtgacgtttgtggtaaatcattctcttatagAACCGGATTTACTACTCATAAATTCATGCACACTGGTGAGAAACcacaccactgtgatatctgtggtatgtCATTCTCTCAAAAAAGGAGTGTTactattcacaaacgtattcatacaggagagaaaccgtttcattgtgacatttgtggtaagtCATTTAGTTACAGAAGTGCCCTTACTAGGCACAAATATATCCATAGAAGTGAGAAAACATAG